From a region of the Cryptococcus depauperatus CBS 7841 chromosome 6, complete sequence genome:
- a CDS encoding RuvB-like helicase 2 produces the protein MTANISVQPTSIRDVTKMERIGVHSHIHGLGLDSNFEPRASSQGMVGQGKARKAAGVILKMVQEGRIAGRAILMAGPPSTGKTALAMAMTQTLGSDVPFVMLTASEVFSLEMSKTESLTQAFRRAIGVRIKEETELIEGEVVEIQVDRSVTGATKTGRLTLKTTDMETVYDLGTKMIDQLQREKVSAGDVVSIDKASGKLTKLGRSFGRAKDYDAMGADTRFVACPDGELQNRKEVVHTVSLHEIDVINSRTQGFLALFAGDTGEIKPELRSQINGKVAEWQEEGKAEIVPGVLFIDEVHMLDIECFSFLNRAIENEMAPLVVMASNRGITRIRGTKYKSPHGIPADLLDRMLIISTKKYEEEELREIVQIRANEEDVRLAPAAVDLLSTMGIQTSLRYALNLIAPSSQIAIRRKSPEVNVEDVRLAYKYFSDVERSAQYAKETTGMMFGETEEIGGMDVDA, from the exons CCATGGCCTCGGTCTTGACTCGAATTTTGAGCCTCGAGCCTCGTCACAGGGTATGGTTGGTCAAGGCAAGGCCCGTAAGGCGGCTGGTGTGATCCTCAAGATGGttcaagaaggaagaataGCTGGGCGAGCAATCCTGATGGCTGGACCACCAAGTACTGGAAAGACTGCTCTGGCCATGG CCATGACTCAGACGCTGGGTAGTGACGTCCCATTTGTGATGCTCACTGCTTCCGAGGTTTTTTCTCTCGAG ATGTCCAAAACAGAATCTTTGACCCAGGCGTTTAGGAGAGCAATTGGGGTAAGGATaaaggaagagacagaATTAATCGAGGGCGAAGTTGTAGAAATTCAGGTGGATCGTAGTGTCACTGGg GCAACTAAAACTGGCCGATTGACCCTCAAAACAACAGATATGGAGACAGTATATGACCTTGGTACCAAGATGATCGACCAGCTTCAGAGAGAGAAAGTATCAGCTGGAGATGTCGTTAGTATTGATAAGGCCAGTGGAAAGTTAACAAAACTTGGGAGGAGCTTTGGGAGAGCAAAGGATTATGACGCAATGGGCGCAGAC ACTCGTTTCGTTGCCTGCCCAGATGGTGAACTGCAAAATCGCAAAGAAGTCGTTCACACTGTTTCATTGCACGAAATCGATGTCATAAACTCTCGCACTCAAGGTTTCCTTGCACTCTTTGCAGGTGACACTGGCGAAATTAAGCCTGAATTACGTTCTCAAATCAATGGCAAAGTCGCAGAGTGGcaggaagaaggcaaagcCGAGATTGTACCTGGTGTCTTGTTTATTGATGAGGTGCACATGCTTGATATCGAGtgcttttcctttttgaaCCGGGCAATcgagaatgagatggcGCCGCTAGTGGTGATGGCGTCTAACAGAGGAATTACAAGGATAAGAGGGACAAAGTACAAAAGTCCACATGGTATCCCTGCAGATTTGCTGGATAGAATGTTGATAATTTCTACAAAGAAAtatgaggaagaggagctGAGAGAGATTGTCCAAATCAG ggCGAATGAAGAGGACGTTCGCCTAGCACCTGCCGCTGTTGATCTTCTATCCACAATGGGCATTCAAACTTCCCTTAGATACGCTCTCAATCTAATTGCCCCTTCATCCCAAATTGCTATTCGACGTAAATCACCGGAAGTCAATGTAGAAGATGTGCGTCTGGCGTACAAGTATTTCAGTGATGTAGAGAGAAGCGCGCAATACGCAAAAGAAACTACTGGCATGATGTTTGGCGAAACAGAAGAGATAGGAGGAATGGATGTTGACGCCTGA
- a CDS encoding pre-mRNA-splicing factor CLF1 — protein sequence MAGKDPRDRAPRVRNRAPAAVQITAEQLLREAQERQEPAIQAPKQRVQDLEELTEFQGRKRTEFESRIRYSRDSILTWIKYAQWEASQNEFERARSVFERALDVDPRSVDLWGKYTDMELKARNINHARNLFDRAITLLPRIDALWYKYVYLEELLLNVPGARQIFERWMQWEPNDKAWQSYIKLEERYNELDRASAIYERWIACRPIPKNWVTWAKFEEERGQPNKAREVFQTALEFFGDEEEQVEKAQSVFAAFARMETRLKEFERARVIYKFALARLPRSKSSNLYSQYTKFEKQHGDRAGVELTVLGKRRIQYEEELAYDSTNYDAWFSLARLEEDAYRADKEDGQDADPTRVREVYERSVANVPPAAEKRYWRRYIYLWLQYAAFEEIDTKDFERARDVYKAAIKLVPHKVFTFAKLWLAYAYFEIRRLEITAARKVLGAGIGMCPKPKLFTGYIELEMRLREFDRVRTLYEKFLTYDPSLSSAWIQWTQVEAAVEDFERVRAIFELAVKQSLDMPEIVWKAYIDFEAGEGERERARSLYERLLERTSHVKVWISYALMEISTLGEGEDEEGNEIEGEAGDVEVARQVFERGYKDLRTKAEKEDRAVLLEAWKNFEEEHGDEQTLSKVQEMMPTTRKRWRKAEDGSGELEEYWDLVFPDDEKEANPTTYKFFQAAQAWAAQRTAEGGEGGLSYEYTDSEEENEDDNDGSEGERDATGEEEDERAKENGDGDKMEQE from the exons ATGGCAGGAAAAGACCCAAGAGATCGTGCCCCTAGAGTACGAAATAGAGCTCCTGCAGCCGTACAG ATTACCGCGGAACAGCTCTTGAgagaagctcaagaaagGCAAGAACCTGCAATCCAGGCGCCCAAGCAGCGCGTACAAGACTTGGAAGAATTGACAGAGTTTCAAGGGCGAAAAAGAACAGAGTTTGAATCGAGGATTAGATATTCGAGGGATAGTATCTTGA CATGGATTAAATATGCCCAATGGGAGGCCAGTCAAAATGAGTTTGAGAGAGCAAGATCGGTGTTTGAACGAGCTTTGGATGTGGACCCAAGATCAGTCGACCTCTGGGGCAAGTACACCGACATGGAACTAAAAGCAAGAAACATCAATCATGCTCGAAATCTCTTTGACCGCGCAATTACTCTTTTGCCCCGTATTGATGCC CTCTGGTACAAATACGTTTATCTAGAAGAGCTTTTACTCAACGTCCCTGGTGCTCGCCAGATCTTTGAGAGATGGATGCAATGGGAGCCAAATGACAAAGCTTGGCAAAGCTACATTAAGCTCGAGGAGCGATACAATGAGCTCGACCGCGCTTCCGCTATCTACGAACGCTGGATTGCATGTCGGCCGATCCCCAAAAACTGGGTTACCTGGGCTaaatttgaagaagagagaggcCAACCTAACAAGGCCAGAGAAGTCTTTCAAACCGCATTAGAATTTTTTggagacgaagaagagcaagtGGAGAAGGCCCAGAGTGTCTTTGCTGCGTTTGCTCGAATGGAGACTAGATTGAAAGAGTTTGAACGAGCACGAGTAATCTACAAGTTTGCTCTGGCGCGACTACCAAGATCCAAGTCTTCTAATT TGTATTCTCAATACACCAAATTTGAGAAACAGCATGGAGATCGTGCTGGCGTAGAGCTTACCGTACTTGGCAAACGACGCATTCAGTacgaagaagagcttgccTATGATTCTACAAACTATGACGCATGGTTTTCACTTGCCCGACTTGAGGAGGATGCTTATCGGGCggacaaggaagatggaCAAGATGCAGATCCGACAAGAGTTAGAGAGGTATACGAGAGATCCGTGGCGAATGTTCCTCCAGCTGCGGAGAAGCGTTACTGGAGAAGATATATCTATT TATGGCTACAGTACGCTGCATTTGAGGAAATAGACacaaaagactttgagaGAGCTCGTGATGTGTATAAGGCTGCCATCAAGCTTGTCCCTCACAAGGTTTTCACATTTGCCAAG CTCTGGCTTGCTTATGCTTATTTCGAGATTCGACGTTTAGAAATTACAGCCGCACGAAAAGTTCTTGGCGCTGGTATTGGCATGTGTCCTAAACCTAAACTTTTCACAGGCTACATCGAATTGGAGATGAGATTACGTGAATTCGATCGTGTCCGAACACTATACGAAAAATTCTTGACTTATGACCCTTCCCTCAGCTCTGCTTGGATACAATGGACCCAAGTTGAAGCCGCTGTAGAAGACTTTGAGCGCGTACGGGCTATCTTTGAGTTGGCTGTAAAGCAATCTCTCGATATGCCAGAAATCGTTTGGAAAGCGTACATTGACTTTGAAGCTGGGGAAGGTGAACGTGAACGAGCACGAAGCTTGTACGAGCGCCTTCTCGAGCGAACATCGCATGTCAAAGTCTGGATCTCATATGCTCTGATGGAGATCTCAACTCTTGGTGAAGgggaggatgaagaaggcaacGAGATTGAGGGCGAAGCGGGTGATGTTGAGGTAGCTCGACAAGTGTTTGAGAGGGGTTATAAGGACCTTCGCACAAAGGCCGAAAAAGAGGACAGGGCGGTGTTATTGGAGGCCTGGAAGaactttgaagaagagcacGGTGATGAGCAGACTCTGAGCAAGGTGCAGGAGATGATGCCCACAACTAGGAAGAGGTGGAGGAAGGCAGAGGATGGTAGCGGGGAACTTGAAGAGT ATTGGGACCTTGTTTTCCCTGacgatgagaaagaagccaaTCCAACTACCTACAAATTCTTCCAGGCAGCTCAAGCTTGGGCTGCACAACGGACAGCCGAAGGCGGAGAGGGTGGCTTATCGTATGAGTATACAGACtctgaggaagagaatgaagatgataatGATGGAAGCGAGGGTGAACGAGATGCTACAggcgaggaagaagatgaaagagcaAAGGAGAATGGCGATGGAGATAAGATGGAACAAGAGTAG